GGCCGGGCCGACAGGGCGCCCGCGCCGCCGCCGCCACCGGACTCCGAGGAGGGGGGCACGTCCCGGATCTCGCTCCGGGTCCCCGAGCACCTCAAGCCCCGCATCGAGGAGGCCGCCGCGCGGGACGGGCTGTCGGTCAACGCCTGGCTGGTGCGGGCCGTCTCCGCCGCGCTCGACCCCGCCGGCCGTCCCGGCCCGCGACCCGCCCAGCAGTACGGCAACCGCTACAGCGGCTGGGTGCGCTGATGACCACGACCACCCACGACGAAGGGATCGGCATGCCGGCCTTCGACACCTCCGAGCCCATCACCGCCGTCCTCGACACGGCGACCGCCACCATCCGGATCAACGCGGGCGAGCGCGGCGACACCGTCGTCGAGGTCCGCCCGAGCGACCCGCACAACGACGCCGACGTGCAGGCGGCCCGGCACACCCAGGTCGACTACGCCGACGGCAGGCTTGTGGTGCGCACCGACAAGGCCTACGCCGGCACGGACTCCGACTGGGGGCTGTCGCTCGGCAGGCTCGTCGAGTCGCCCGCCGACTGGGCCCGCTCGCTGCTGCTCGGCCCCGGCTCGATCGACGTGACGATCGACCTGCCCGCCGGCTCCCGCCTCGACGTCAGGACGACGGGCAGCGTCATCTGCCAGGGCCCGCTCGGCGAGGCGGCGCTGTCCACCTCCTACGGCGACCTCCAGGTCGAGCAGGCCGGCCGGCTCCGCCTGCGCAACACCTACGGCGAGATCGTCGTCACCCGCGCCCACGGGCACGCGGAGATCACCAACAACCACGGCGGCATCGACGTGGGCCGGATCGACGGCACCGCCGCGGTCAAGAGCTCCCACGGCGACGTCCGCCTGGGCGAGGTGACCGGCGACCTGCGGGTCACCAGCGCCCACGGTGACGTCAGCGTCGGCCGGGCCCTGGCCGGCGTCACGGCCAAGACCGCGTACGCCGGCCTGCGGATCGGTGAGGCGGCCTCCGGCTCGATCGTCATGGAGACCACCGGCGGCGGCCTCGACCTGGGGATCCGCAGGGGCACCGCCGCCTGGCTGGACGTGAGCTCCAAGTACGGCACCGTGGACGTCTCCCTCGACCCCACCGACGCCCCCGGCGAGACGGACCAGGTGGTCGAGGTCCGCGCCCACACCGACTACGGCGACATCGCCGTCCACCGTTCCTGAGTCGTGCACCGTTCCTGAGTCGTGCACCGTTCCTGAGTCGTGCACCGTTCCTGAGGAGAGACCTGTGACAGACGCGATCGTGGCCGAGGGCCTGGTCAAGAAGTACGGCGAGGTGACCGCCCTCGACGGGATGGAGCTGACCGTCCCCCGAGGCACCGTGTTCGGGCTGCTCGGCCCGAACGGCGCGGGCAAGACCACCACCGTGCGGATCCTGACGACGTTACTGAAACCGGACGCCGGGCGCGCCGAGGTGGCGGGGTTCGACGTCGTCCGCGACGCCGCCCGGCTGCGCGCCCGCATCGGCGCCTCCGGCCAGTACGCCGCCGTGGACGACCACCTGACCGGCGCCGAGAACCTGGAGATGATCGGCCGCCTCTACCACCTGGGCGTCAGGCGCAGCCGGCAGCGCGCCCGCGAGCTGCTCGACCGCTTCGACCTCGGCGAGGCCGCCGACCGCCCGGTGCAGG
The nucleotide sequence above comes from Nonomuraea gerenzanensis. Encoded proteins:
- a CDS encoding DUF4097 family beta strand repeat-containing protein, yielding MTTTTHDEGIGMPAFDTSEPITAVLDTATATIRINAGERGDTVVEVRPSDPHNDADVQAARHTQVDYADGRLVVRTDKAYAGTDSDWGLSLGRLVESPADWARSLLLGPGSIDVTIDLPAGSRLDVRTTGSVICQGPLGEAALSTSYGDLQVEQAGRLRLRNTYGEIVVTRAHGHAEITNNHGGIDVGRIDGTAAVKSSHGDVRLGEVTGDLRVTSAHGDVSVGRALAGVTAKTAYAGLRIGEAASGSIVMETTGGGLDLGIRRGTAAWLDVSSKYGTVDVSLDPTDAPGETDQVVEVRAHTDYGDIAVHRS